In Natrinema amylolyticum, the following are encoded in one genomic region:
- a CDS encoding sulfatase, which translates to MAKGNNILLVTIDSLRADAIYESDYDTPTYNTLAESGTVYERAFSQGPFTTFSMPSLFTSKYPSGLQYVEFSDKTVGVYINDEPTIPEVLRKQGYQTAGFHSNPLLSNLFGFDKGFDEFDARLPLSGLDRFSGRAKILTDKLLRVFRKHAYLPAEKLNQRAVEWLDGRDDDRPFFLWLHYMDVHGPYQAKSGNAYLNKYQGEHLWRKALKRPDEVTESEHEQLKKLYRIEVEYTDQCLGDLFNALRARSLFEETLTVVTADHGEQFYEHGRYSHPHQLYDELTHVPLILRDPGRRSTPCDRVTELVDVAPTLVEHAGGDVPASFSGRSLFADTSYAANKTDMPTPTDDETLPEFRSEPAAFSEADLTPAYNGSVRTNRWRYIRNETTDEELLFDHERNSDEQRDVLSDHPAVVDCLRDRLTAHTDAEGRSVGPDRDVTRRDIEDGEVQDRLEDLGYLG; encoded by the coding sequence ATGGCAAAAGGAAATAATATACTACTCGTAACGATAGACTCCCTTCGAGCCGACGCCATCTACGAGTCCGACTACGACACACCCACGTACAATACTCTTGCTGAGAGTGGAACCGTTTACGAGCGCGCCTTCTCACAGGGGCCCTTCACGACGTTCTCAATGCCCTCACTATTCACGTCTAAATATCCGAGCGGCCTCCAGTATGTTGAATTCTCTGATAAGACGGTCGGCGTCTACATTAACGACGAACCAACGATTCCAGAAGTCCTCCGCAAGCAGGGTTACCAGACGGCAGGGTTCCATTCTAACCCGCTGCTCTCAAACTTATTCGGTTTCGATAAGGGCTTCGACGAGTTTGATGCCCGGCTTCCGCTCTCGGGGCTCGACCGCTTCTCGGGTCGAGCCAAGATACTCACAGACAAACTACTCCGAGTGTTCCGAAAACATGCCTATCTCCCGGCAGAGAAACTCAACCAGCGCGCGGTCGAGTGGCTTGATGGTCGTGACGATGACCGACCATTCTTCCTCTGGTTACACTATATGGACGTTCACGGGCCATATCAAGCTAAGTCTGGGAATGCCTATCTGAATAAGTACCAGGGGGAACACCTCTGGCGCAAAGCTCTGAAGCGCCCTGACGAAGTGACCGAGTCTGAGCATGAGCAACTCAAAAAACTGTACCGTATTGAAGTAGAGTACACTGACCAGTGTCTCGGCGACCTCTTCAATGCGCTCCGCGCACGGAGCCTCTTTGAGGAAACCCTAACCGTCGTGACAGCCGACCACGGCGAGCAGTTCTACGAGCACGGTCGCTACTCCCACCCTCACCAACTCTACGACGAACTGACTCACGTTCCCCTTATCCTCCGTGATCCGGGTCGCAGAAGCACTCCTTGTGACAGGGTGACAGAACTCGTAGACGTGGCACCTACTCTCGTTGAGCATGCAGGAGGTGATGTTCCGGCGTCGTTCTCTGGGCGGTCGCTGTTCGCGGATACATCTTACGCGGCAAATAAGACTGATATGCCGACGCCGACGGATGACGAAACTTTGCCCGAGTTCCGGTCGGAACCGGCTGCGTTCAGCGAGGCTGACCTCACCCCCGCGTACAACGGGAGCGTTCGTACCAACCGGTGGCGGTATATCCGAAATGAGACTACCGACGAGGAACTACTGTTTGACCATGAGAGAAATTCTGACGAACAGCGGGATGTTCTTAGTGACCATCCGGCGGTTGTTGACTGTCTCCGTGACCGGCTAACGGCTCACACCGACGCGGAGGGCCGGTCGGTCGGTCCCGACCGGGATGTGACTCGAAGGGATATCGAGGACGGAGAGGTACAGGACCGACTGGAGGATCTAGGCTATCTCGGCTAA
- a CDS encoding glycosyltransferase family 4 protein, translating into MKVLYYGSTTQIHSGASQWMYRLADRVRDRGWESIAVLPNNDGIASWYQDAEIDLRFHRTEPLRAQRSFAGHLLYIWSTLLSVVSLTLLLRRENVDIIHVNEIRYPFGLLAGKLGGADTVCHVRACLQSKVVRVLLSWFVVLFADEIVCVSERTREVMFKEVGIESEKVNVVYDGLPSPERFDGRTDGTTFRKDIGINNSSFLALQVSKLTRNKGQDRMLDVADIMSDDVDMEIAIVGGSVEGYEDYEKELRKRTEKHSNVHMTGFYPDIVSAITAADVLVHIPRHDDPFPGVVLEGMVAGKPIVGSRSGGIPEQIVDGETGYLIPKTGSADTITNRLHTLVEDEERRRQMGEQAAQRAFSEFPVETHLKEITSTYDRAIV; encoded by the coding sequence ATGAAGGTTCTTTATTACGGTTCTACTACCCAAATACATAGTGGTGCATCCCAATGGATGTATAGGCTAGCTGACAGAGTTCGTGACCGAGGTTGGGAGTCTATCGCAGTCCTTCCCAACAACGATGGAATCGCGTCATGGTACCAAGACGCAGAAATAGACCTTCGATTCCATCGGACCGAACCACTCCGCGCTCAGCGGTCTTTTGCCGGACATCTCTTGTACATTTGGTCTACCCTTTTGTCGGTAGTTTCACTCACGCTTCTCCTTCGACGTGAGAACGTAGATATTATCCACGTCAACGAAATTCGTTACCCGTTCGGTCTCCTCGCGGGTAAACTCGGAGGTGCGGATACAGTTTGTCATGTCCGGGCCTGCCTACAATCAAAAGTAGTCCGAGTGCTCCTCTCTTGGTTCGTCGTGCTGTTCGCCGATGAAATCGTTTGTGTCTCTGAACGGACTCGAGAAGTGATGTTCAAGGAAGTCGGTATCGAAAGCGAGAAAGTCAATGTCGTTTACGATGGCCTTCCGTCGCCGGAGAGGTTTGACGGCCGAACTGATGGAACTACATTTCGGAAGGATATTGGAATAAACAACTCGTCGTTCCTAGCGTTGCAGGTCTCGAAACTGACTCGAAACAAGGGACAGGACCGGATGCTAGATGTAGCTGATATCATGAGTGATGATGTCGATATGGAGATCGCAATTGTCGGCGGAAGCGTGGAAGGCTACGAAGACTACGAAAAGGAGCTTCGAAAGCGGACTGAAAAACATTCAAATGTCCATATGACCGGCTTCTATCCTGACATAGTTTCTGCTATCACTGCCGCTGACGTCCTCGTCCACATACCTCGCCACGACGACCCCTTCCCAGGCGTCGTCTTAGAAGGAATGGTTGCTGGGAAACCAATCGTAGGTTCCAGAAGCGGCGGAATTCCAGAACAGATTGTTGATGGAGAAACTGGCTATCTCATCCCAAAGACTGGCAGTGCAGATACTATTACTAACCGACTCCACACACTGGTCGAAGATGAGGAGCGACGTCGACAAATGGGCGAACAAGCGGCTCAACGGGCGTTCTCTGAGTTTCCAGTTGAAACCCACTTAAAAGAAATCACATCAACCTACGATCGAGCCATAGTATAG
- a CDS encoding sulfatase-like hydrolase/transferase: MIDSLCDELQSLDIKNVFIYVGDAVRWDYLPDEVASAGTVVKTVASSIHSPPSFASLATGRYPPNHGVFSFSNQVNPDVPTIFDLKDYETRFLNSVREQSHDVDPIHSVLREQPPDVTTPFENISSPFVVMERGPGGHAPYGDFDGTAWEYFRARGGAPIECIRSEYRQAVEADATAFQQRLDDLADAGLTEDTLVIYTSDHGELLGEDGGLGHNAPMRPELVSVPTVFVHPDIGIGKVADQHFRHVDLLPTIMSVLSTSLNSELDGQAVTDGLSDDPGLTFYESSFLPDNIPFFDGNLHYEGAWDASGGYTFAKGGRSNRLAILFGKTVKSSKRSYLHRNINRATKSYWADEMCFGQPGFERDQALDHLRKVKERKVASTSVDLTGDAEDHLRDLGYL; this comes from the coding sequence ATGATCGATAGCCTATGCGACGAATTACAATCTCTTGATATCAAAAATGTATTTATATACGTTGGAGATGCTGTTCGATGGGACTATCTCCCAGACGAAGTCGCGTCGGCAGGAACTGTCGTAAAGACAGTCGCGTCCTCTATTCATAGCCCACCCTCGTTCGCCTCACTAGCGACTGGGCGCTATCCGCCGAACCACGGGGTGTTCTCGTTCTCGAATCAGGTAAATCCCGACGTGCCAACTATATTCGATTTGAAGGACTACGAGACACGGTTCCTGAACTCCGTTCGTGAACAATCTCATGACGTCGATCCAATTCATTCAGTGCTTCGAGAACAACCGCCTGACGTAACTACCCCGTTCGAAAACATCTCGTCGCCGTTCGTAGTGATGGAACGCGGCCCAGGCGGTCATGCTCCGTATGGAGACTTTGATGGTACTGCCTGGGAGTATTTCCGCGCCCGAGGCGGAGCACCAATAGAGTGTATCCGTTCGGAGTACAGACAGGCAGTTGAAGCAGACGCTACTGCCTTCCAGCAGAGACTAGATGACCTTGCAGATGCAGGACTAACTGAAGATACGTTGGTAATCTATACATCCGACCATGGCGAACTACTGGGAGAGGATGGTGGGTTAGGTCACAACGCACCGATGCGGCCTGAACTGGTCTCTGTCCCAACTGTATTCGTTCACCCCGATATCGGAATCGGAAAGGTGGCTGACCAACACTTCCGACATGTAGACTTACTGCCAACCATCATGTCAGTACTATCAACTTCACTCAATAGTGAACTGGATGGACAGGCCGTAACTGACGGCCTATCTGATGATCCAGGACTAACTTTCTACGAGAGTTCATTTCTTCCAGATAACATTCCATTCTTCGATGGGAATCTCCACTATGAGGGCGCGTGGGATGCCAGCGGAGGATACACATTTGCCAAGGGCGGACGGAGCAATAGGCTCGCTATTCTCTTTGGTAAGACTGTGAAAAGTTCGAAACGTTCCTACCTCCATCGGAATATCAACCGGGCCACCAAGTCATACTGGGCAGATGAGATGTGCTTTGGGCAGCCCGGCTTTGAACGTGATCAAGCGCTGGATCACCTTCGAAAAGTTAAGGAGCGGAAAGTGGCTTCGACTTCAGTTGACCTGACTGGAGATGCTGAAGACCATCTACGTGATTTGGGATATCTCTAA
- a CDS encoding sulfatase, protein MPSERPNILFVVLDTVRARSLSLYGASHNPDVTLSRLAADGDLYTTAIAPSAWTLPSHVSMFTGELPSEHGATGPAASLDPGGSLPQRLAAAGYQTFGASANPFIGSKNSFADAFDEFCHLIPTPTTRLFERGNDALDLARNIDATGLGKLPVAGRRIAATDAPIRTATNLLWYQLSRRQSSRERRNRALSGGTEITRELTQFFHRTDGPFFAFANYMEAHRPYCAPKSYIEQYYPDDIDIDPDDVDLDPWAHILGVDEHTAAEIRAAKALYTAAIAYLDDQIELLLDEMDNAGIRENTIVVVTSDHGEAFGERGRLDHNCLYQPVTHVPLIIDHPGRGHSETTRPVSLRSLYPTLLHAAGIDDADGSSLFAHEATKEPVVSQYLDLHVKYLDRRFETERVDPYRERLQSSFSSTHQLLVGERGTEELLSMNGRAKPIKGKEQIREQLRMGIPSFKDTTLSQADSNSGPDKEMLRSLGYLE, encoded by the coding sequence ATGCCATCAGAACGTCCTAATATTCTTTTCGTCGTTCTAGACACCGTGAGGGCACGAAGCCTCTCCCTCTACGGTGCGTCACATAATCCCGATGTGACTCTTTCTCGTCTGGCCGCCGACGGTGACCTATACACGACAGCTATCGCTCCGTCAGCATGGACGCTTCCCTCTCATGTCTCGATGTTCACAGGGGAGTTACCGTCGGAACACGGAGCGACTGGTCCCGCTGCCTCGCTAGATCCCGGCGGCTCGCTCCCTCAACGGTTGGCTGCGGCGGGCTATCAGACGTTCGGCGCGAGCGCGAATCCATTCATCGGTTCGAAGAACAGTTTTGCAGATGCCTTCGATGAATTCTGCCACCTAATCCCGACGCCGACGACCCGTCTATTCGAACGTGGTAACGACGCGCTCGATTTGGCTCGAAATATCGACGCCACCGGATTAGGGAAACTTCCCGTAGCCGGGCGTCGTATCGCTGCCACCGACGCCCCGATCCGCACCGCGACTAATCTACTGTGGTACCAGCTAAGCCGTCGTCAGTCTAGCCGCGAACGGAGGAATCGGGCCCTTTCGGGGGGCACAGAGATCACCCGTGAGCTAACGCAGTTCTTCCACAGAACAGACGGGCCGTTCTTCGCATTTGCGAACTATATGGAGGCACACAGGCCCTACTGTGCTCCCAAATCGTACATCGAACAGTATTATCCTGACGACATTGATATTGACCCAGATGATGTCGACTTAGACCCCTGGGCGCATATCCTCGGGGTAGACGAGCACACGGCCGCGGAGATTCGGGCTGCAAAGGCGCTCTATACCGCGGCGATTGCCTATTTGGATGACCAGATTGAGCTGTTACTGGACGAGATGGACAACGCTGGCATTCGAGAGAACACTATTGTCGTCGTGACGAGCGACCACGGCGAAGCCTTCGGTGAACGTGGCCGACTTGATCACAATTGCCTGTATCAACCTGTCACTCACGTCCCTCTGATCATCGACCATCCCGGCCGCGGGCACTCAGAGACAACTCGGCCTGTGAGCCTTCGGTCACTGTACCCGACGTTGTTGCATGCAGCTGGTATTGACGATGCCGATGGGTCATCGCTGTTTGCTCATGAGGCTACTAAGGAACCAGTTGTCAGTCAGTACCTGGACCTACATGTAAAATATCTTGATAGACGGTTCGAAACCGAGAGAGTTGATCCATATCGGGAACGCCTCCAGTCGTCATTCTCCTCAACGCATCAACTTCTGGTCGGCGAGAGAGGTACAGAGGAACTCTTGTCCATGAATGGACGGGCCAAACCGATTAAGGGCAAGGAGCAGATTCGAGAACAGCTCCGTATGGGAATACCGTCGTTCAAGGACACCACTCTGTCGCAAGCGGATTCCAACAGCGGTCCAGATAAGGAGATGCTGCGGTCGCTCGGCTACCTCGAATGA
- a CDS encoding flippase: MSGEDLGDALKGVLEGAIIVLFGTIVGRGAGLLTEVWVVRLFSQSEYGLFRLSILVTTLIASIATLGFVTAIPRQLGVERGEGTTNQVRQTIGAAFIVSSTASLFLAVLLYRFASQVAVMFDTPALAGLLRTLAVALPVVVLLDLIVAVSRGLGNSRPKLYFRTLVPKFGFLAGVAVVNVLEYPFETIVIAWVGSHVLAVAASVVYARTTFEHQPSWPSVTISRDLVRFSFPLLAVYIINSIGSWIDTFVVGYHGSATVVGLYSATVLLTRLIPMVLGSVSFMYVPIASKFHGRNDQETVSMIYTTMTKWITGLTLPIFLTFILFPGDILSAVFGPEFRNGATVMQLLAIGFMTHTLLGTNGQSLIMLGRRRFLALSQSASVSMNLALSFALVPLIGIEGAAIGSAVAYTITNVITSMYLYHVAGLHPFSWNYVIPVGITIAIFSGIGVLVSPTTPLSLGTLFLFAMAIGLAHASVYIVTRSVNEGELEMVRAVSSSLGLPVGPVVRILKWASKP, encoded by the coding sequence ATGAGCGGTGAGGACCTCGGCGACGCGCTGAAAGGCGTGCTAGAAGGAGCCATCATTGTTCTCTTTGGGACCATTGTCGGTCGGGGTGCAGGGTTGTTGACTGAGGTGTGGGTCGTCCGACTCTTCTCACAGTCAGAGTATGGCCTATTCCGTCTCAGCATCCTCGTTACAACGCTCATAGCGTCGATCGCGACGCTGGGGTTCGTTACTGCCATCCCCAGACAACTTGGTGTTGAGCGAGGGGAAGGGACCACCAACCAAGTAAGACAGACTATTGGGGCCGCATTCATCGTCAGTAGTACTGCCTCGCTCTTTCTCGCCGTCCTGCTCTACCGATTTGCCTCGCAGGTTGCCGTGATGTTCGACACGCCGGCGCTGGCGGGGCTCTTACGGACGCTCGCCGTCGCGCTCCCAGTCGTCGTGTTGCTTGACCTTATCGTGGCCGTTTCCCGTGGGCTGGGGAACTCGAGACCGAAGCTCTACTTCCGGACATTGGTCCCGAAGTTCGGATTTCTCGCCGGGGTCGCAGTGGTCAACGTACTAGAGTATCCGTTTGAGACCATCGTCATCGCGTGGGTCGGCAGTCATGTCCTTGCAGTGGCCGCCTCGGTGGTGTATGCTCGTACCACGTTTGAACACCAGCCCTCGTGGCCCTCGGTCACCATCAGTCGCGATCTCGTTCGGTTCTCGTTCCCCCTCCTTGCTGTCTACATCATCAACTCCATTGGGTCCTGGATAGACACCTTTGTCGTAGGGTACCATGGGTCTGCCACTGTTGTCGGACTCTACAGCGCGACTGTCCTTCTTACACGGTTGATACCGATGGTTCTCGGGTCAGTCAGTTTTATGTACGTTCCCATAGCCTCAAAATTTCATGGGCGGAATGATCAGGAGACCGTTAGTATGATTTACACGACAATGACAAAGTGGATTACCGGATTAACCCTCCCAATCTTCCTGACATTCATCCTGTTCCCTGGCGACATACTCTCGGCCGTGTTCGGCCCAGAGTTCCGAAACGGTGCCACCGTTATGCAGTTGCTGGCAATCGGATTTATGACCCATACCTTACTTGGGACGAATGGTCAGTCATTGATTATGCTCGGACGACGGCGCTTTCTCGCACTGTCTCAAAGTGCTTCCGTTAGTATGAATCTTGCTTTGAGTTTTGCGCTTGTCCCGCTTATCGGTATCGAAGGCGCAGCTATAGGGTCAGCCGTTGCCTACACAATTACGAATGTAATCACTTCAATGTATTTGTACCACGTCGCTGGTTTACACCCCTTCTCATGGAACTACGTGATACCAGTCGGCATTACGATAGCTATCTTTAGTGGAATTGGTGTGCTTGTTTCTCCAACCACGCCACTCTCACTGGGTACGTTATTTTTGTTTGCAATGGCTATC